From Triticum aestivum cultivar Chinese Spring chromosome 4A, IWGSC CS RefSeq v2.1, whole genome shotgun sequence, a single genomic window includes:
- the LOC123087784 gene encoding uncharacterized protein, protein MDLPQRAMLGGSLLPPDCLLDRRVRTDFDDDDENDLIGLQPFKILRCVEKTAVGFTPEMQGYATEVVQSLHLGLHLASGPPGLSFLGLRGGSPLTKVEAVDQGIIVLTTTFLHDFSRIVYLVYDADNGSLHMAPAPEDPSWLFTGLTVRLLIVRPNYGDYTLALLGKLDGEGDALLVWQPSSSSVPPWSKIKAVGVESLIGKSSLQVDCTFSASGMSCWADLLRGVTFCNPGLFTTGLHNKEYILKFGFFPLPQELVEKSKDHRRSNSRVAQPKAYRTMGTTLQTWWRKFPPFYNVRFVSIDGFLEPIDLKDRAVTVWWLCQKGLEWKLEYKISLEALWEFNGFGDLPRNLTPMYPLLSPNDHEIVYFALGEWRENQSNWLFIPTCARYLLAINPQHKTVVASVCLADCFGNPTIPPDIISSDFQRHIHTVSLDLHIMLMETMKQMSLTSLDPAEYDEEEAKKLMKEEPWTWQEKLKEQDRPLPLPLPAWYYRQPSLLRLIGNADTILKLSD, encoded by the exons ATGGATCTGCCGCAAAGAGCCATGTTGGGTGGCTCTCTCTTGCCGCCCGACTGCCTGCTGGACCGCCGCGTCCGCACGGACTTTGACGACGATGATGAGAATGATCTGATCGGCCTGCAGCCATTCAAGATACTCAGGTGCGTGGAGAAGACGGCGGTGGGGTTCACTCCTGAGATGCAGGGCTATGCCACTGAGGTAGTTCAGAGCTTACACCTTGGTCTGCATCTCGCCAGCGGACCGCCAGGCCTATCTTTTCTCGGCCTCCGAGGCGGCAGCCCATTGACCAAGGTCGAAGCCGTTGATCAAGGCATCATCGTCCTCACGACCACATTTCTGCATGACTTTAGCCGCATTGTATATCTGGTTTATGACGCCGACAACGGATCACTGCACATGGCCCCTGCGCCGGAAGACCCCTCATGGCTATTCACGGGTCTCACGGTTCGCCTTCTCATTGTGCGCCCCAATTATGGTGACTACACGCTGGCCCTATTGGGGAAGCTGGATGGAGAGGGGGATGCACTCTTGGTTTGGCAACCCAGCTCCTCGTCCGTGCCACCGTGGTCCAAGATCAAGGCAGTTGGTGTTGAATCACTCATCGGCAAGAGCTCGTTGCAAGTTGACTGCACCTTTTCAGCCAGTGGCATGAGCTGCTGGGCGGATCTTCTGAGGGGCGTCACCTTCTGCAACCCCGGCCTCTTCACTACAGGGCTCCACAATAAAGAATACATTCTCAAGTTTGGCTTCTTTCCCCTGCCCCAAGAGTTGGTTGAAAAGTCCAAGGATCATCGACGTAGCAACAGCCGAGTGGCACAGCCAAAAGCCTACCGCACCATGGGCACCACCCTCCAAACTTGGTGGCGTAAATTCCCCCCGTTCTACAATGTCAGGTTTGTCTCCATCGATGGCTTCCTTGAGCCCATCGATCTCAAGGACCGCGCCGTAACCGTGTGGTGGCTGTGCCAAAAAGGGCTTGAGTGGAAGCTGGAGTACAAGATCAGCCTCGAGGCTCTGTGGGAATTCAATGGATTTGGCGATCTGCCAAGGAATTTAACTCCAATGTACCCCCTCCTCAGTCCAAATGATCATGAGATTGTTTATTTTGCACTTGGTGAATGGCGTGAAAACCAGAGCAACTGGTTGTTCATCCCGACATGTGCGCGATATTTACTTGCCATCAACCCACAGCACAAGACCGTAGTTGCCTCTGTGTGTCTTGCTGACTGTTTTGGAAATCCTACCATCCCTCCTGACATTATCAGCTCTGATTTCCAGCGGCACATCCATACCGTGAGTCTGGATCTTCACATAATGTTGATGGAAACGATGAAGCAGATGTCATTGACATCGTTGGACCCTGCTGAATATGATGAAGAGGAGGCTAAGAAGCTGATGAAGGAGGAGCCATGGACCTGGCAAGAAAAACTGAAGGAACAAGATaggcctcttcctcttcctcttccagcTTGGTACTACAGGCAGCCTTCTTTGCTTCGACTCATAG GCAATGCAGATACCATTCTGAAGCTATCAGATTGA